The Xanthomonas sontii genome contains a region encoding:
- a CDS encoding rhodanese-like domain-containing protein: MNFEELLAFAGRNPMLALALVGLTIALIVTEVARLFRGYKSLRPAELTRLINAGNAVVVDLSASADFEKGHIAGSRNATASQFGPEHKLVANAKAQPVVLVCRTGTTADGAAKQLKKAGFEQVYVLEGGIAAWQQAELPLVKGR; this comes from the coding sequence GTGAACTTCGAAGAACTGCTGGCCTTCGCCGGCCGCAACCCGATGCTGGCCCTGGCCCTGGTGGGCCTGACCATCGCCCTGATCGTCACCGAAGTGGCGCGCCTGTTCCGTGGCTACAAGAGCCTGCGGCCGGCGGAGCTGACCCGCCTGATCAACGCCGGCAATGCGGTGGTGGTCGACCTGTCGGCCTCGGCCGATTTCGAGAAGGGCCACATCGCCGGCAGCCGCAATGCCACCGCCAGCCAGTTCGGCCCCGAGCACAAGCTGGTGGCCAACGCCAAGGCGCAGCCGGTCGTGCTGGTCTGCCGCACCGGCACCACCGCCGACGGCGCCGCCAAGCAGTTGAAGAAGGCCGGCTTCGAGCAGGTCTACGTGCTCGAGGGCGGCATCGCCGCCTGGCAGCAGGCCGAGCTGCCGCTGGTCAAGGGCCGCTGA
- a CDS encoding MerR family transcriptional regulator has product MQLVTTRDATRLTGLSTEQLREWTSRRALIPPDVKPKGHGSPARYSWQTILLLRLAVVLRDRFRLELQAHRDLFAQLGAGLAHESFLSLWGKALALHGGAQWSLIDSRDEVVFTDDCILLRLDPHLQHLLDGFSLPKPVSVSQFQLFPALGMGGDRVFNDLTGHRRHG; this is encoded by the coding sequence ATGCAACTTGTCACAACACGTGATGCAACAAGATTAACAGGCCTCTCGACGGAACAACTCCGCGAGTGGACGAGCCGTCGCGCGTTGATTCCTCCCGATGTGAAACCCAAAGGCCACGGTTCACCCGCTCGCTATTCTTGGCAGACGATACTGCTGTTACGTTTGGCTGTCGTGCTACGCGACCGATTCAGATTGGAGCTACAGGCACACCGTGACCTATTTGCGCAACTAGGCGCGGGGCTAGCCCACGAATCCTTCCTGTCACTGTGGGGCAAGGCCTTAGCGCTTCATGGGGGAGCACAGTGGAGCTTGATTGATTCGCGCGATGAGGTCGTTTTCACTGACGACTGCATCCTGCTCCGACTCGATCCCCACTTGCAGCACCTATTGGACGGTTTTTCTTTGCCCAAGCCGGTGTCGGTGAGCCAGTTCCAGCTCTTCCCGGCTCTTGGCATGGGAGGCGATCGTGTATTCAACGACCTAACTGGACACCGCCGACATGGGTAG
- a CDS encoding NAD(P)H-dependent glycerol-3-phosphate dehydrogenase → MRDNAKKKIAVLGAGSWGTALASLTARHGYPTVLWGRDAVVAEAIGQRHENPRYLPGIALPEGLQATTDLAAAIDGADWILVVVPSHAFTETLRQLAPLRPAQAGVAWATKGFEPGSGRFLHEVAQEILGEEVPLAVVTGPSFAKEVALDLPTAVTVHGDAAFAQQVADAMHGPTFRAYTGDDMVGAELGGAMKNVLAVATGVADGMELGLNARAGLITRGLNEMLRLAAAIGAKPETLMGLAGLGDLVLTCTGDLSRNRRLGLALGRGQPLQEAVRAIGQVVESVQTADEVMRQAERHGIDLPISNAVRAVLHGELTPAVGLQQLLAREQKPEYPTTLFS, encoded by the coding sequence ATGCGCGATAACGCCAAGAAGAAGATCGCCGTCCTCGGCGCCGGCTCCTGGGGCACGGCGCTGGCGTCGCTGACCGCACGGCACGGGTACCCGACCGTGCTGTGGGGACGCGATGCCGTGGTCGCCGAGGCCATCGGGCAGCGCCACGAAAACCCGCGCTACCTGCCGGGGATCGCGTTGCCGGAGGGCCTGCAGGCCACCACCGACCTGGCGGCGGCCATCGATGGCGCCGACTGGATCCTGGTGGTGGTGCCGTCGCATGCGTTCACCGAAACCCTGCGCCAGCTCGCGCCGCTGCGCCCGGCGCAGGCCGGCGTGGCCTGGGCGACCAAGGGCTTCGAGCCCGGGTCGGGGCGTTTCCTGCATGAAGTGGCGCAGGAGATCCTCGGCGAGGAGGTCCCGCTGGCGGTGGTCACCGGTCCGTCCTTCGCCAAGGAAGTGGCCCTGGACCTGCCGACCGCGGTGACCGTGCACGGCGATGCCGCGTTCGCGCAGCAGGTCGCCGACGCCATGCACGGCCCGACCTTCCGCGCCTATACCGGCGACGACATGGTCGGCGCCGAGCTGGGCGGGGCGATGAAGAACGTGCTGGCGGTGGCCACCGGCGTGGCCGACGGCATGGAGCTGGGCCTCAACGCCCGCGCCGGCCTGATCACCCGCGGCCTCAACGAGATGCTGCGGCTGGCCGCGGCGATCGGCGCCAAGCCGGAGACCCTGATGGGCCTGGCCGGACTCGGCGACCTGGTGCTCACCTGTACCGGCGACCTCTCGCGCAACCGTCGGCTGGGCCTGGCGCTGGGCCGTGGGCAACCGCTGCAGGAGGCGGTGCGCGCGATCGGTCAGGTGGTCGAGTCGGTGCAGACCGCCGACGAGGTGATGCGCCAGGCCGAGCGCCACGGCATCGATCTGCCGATCTCCAATGCGGTGCGCGCAGTCCTGCATGGCGAGCTGACCCCGGCGGTCGGCCTGCAGCAGTTGCTGGCGCGCGAACAGAAGCCCGAGTACCCAACCACCTTGTTCAGTTGA
- the secB gene encoding protein-export chaperone SecB — MSDLTNNGAAAPADAAAGPAFTIEKIYVKDVSFESPNAPSVFNDNAQPELQLNLNQRVQQLNEQAFEVVLAVTLTCTAGGKTAYVAEVQQAGVFGLVGLDPQAVDVLLGTQCPSILFPYVRSLVSDLIQAGGFPPFFLQPINFEALYAETLRQRAQQGEGQSLADSEPAGNA, encoded by the coding sequence ATGTCCGACCTCACCAACAACGGCGCCGCGGCGCCGGCCGACGCCGCGGCCGGTCCCGCTTTCACCATCGAGAAGATCTACGTCAAGGACGTGTCCTTCGAGTCCCCCAACGCGCCGTCGGTGTTCAACGACAACGCGCAGCCGGAACTGCAGCTCAACCTCAACCAGCGCGTGCAACAGCTCAACGAGCAGGCCTTCGAAGTCGTGCTGGCCGTGACCCTGACCTGCACCGCCGGCGGCAAGACCGCCTACGTGGCCGAAGTGCAGCAGGCCGGCGTGTTCGGCCTGGTCGGCCTGGACCCGCAGGCGGTGGACGTGCTGCTCGGCACCCAGTGCCCGAGCATCCTGTTCCCGTACGTGCGCTCGCTGGTCAGCGACCTGATCCAGGCCGGCGGCTTCCCGCCGTTCTTCCTGCAGCCGATCAACTTCGAGGCCCTGTACGCCGAGACCCTGCGCCAGCGCGCGCAGCAGGGCGAGGGCCAGTCGCTGGCCGATTCGGAGCCGGCCGGCAACGCCTGA